The DNA region TAATCCCTAAACAACACCAATGCTATGAAGAAAATAGAACTTAGAATCGATAGCTTAACCGCCAACAATGCAGATGTTCTTTTATCTCTTCTTTTTGTATATGCCACCCAAAACTGTTGAGAAAGCACACTAAGACCAAACATAACCCCAAAAAGGATACCAATCCCGTAATTATTAATCTTGAAAGTATAGGTATAGACATGAAGCCCCACGGCACCAACAATTGCTGTTGCAATATTGGCAGATAGATAAGCCCCTGCTACATATAAATAATTCTTATTTTCTAGAATCACTTTGAACTCCATAATCATCAGCTTAATACTACTTTTCTGATTCACTTTGGTGTTCTTAGGTAAAAAAGGAATATATTTTAGCGTCGTTACCGTAGCGATGCCGGCACACATTAGGACTATCAAAGATAGACTGATTCCCAATTGCTGATACGCTGCCGGATTCAACTGACCTAATGGGTATAATGTCGTTGGCTTGAAATAAAAAACCATACCGGCAACAGTGGTAAACGCAACCCCAAGAATAAAAAATACAGTTCTATAAGCCTGAATGGACGTTCTTTCATGATAATCGCTGGACAATTCAGCACCAAGAGCATTATAAGGCGTCACTAATATGGTCATAAATGTTTTGACCATCATGACACAAACAAATAAAAGCACCACTTTTAGGACATAGGACCAAGAAGGCTGTATGCTCCATAAGAGTCCGTTGAAGATGACCAATCCAATGGTGCCTACAATCATAAACAGATGTCTTCGACCAAATCTTTTGCTAATCGCATAATCTGACATGTGTCCAATTAAGAGATCACTAACCGCATCCCATACCACACTGACGGCGATCACCAGACCAATGATTGTCCCCGATAAACCTAATATGGTGGTTCCGAAAAATACCAAATAAGAAGTTAATGCCTGTAATATGATACCGTTTGACACATTCCCTATACCATATGTTAATTTATCTTTTATTTTTATCATACTGACTCAACTTTCATGGTTTTTATAAATTCGACACAACGTATAGATAACCCAAAGATAGGGTACAACTCAGTATAGCAAATTCCTGAGCTTTATCCTAGGCATGTGTTTAATTTTTAACCTAAATTTAATGCATCGTCTATAATTTTTGTTTACAAAAAATTCATATTCATAACCATAAGAAATAGCTTTCAATACTACATGTTTTATGGTAAAATATAAAAATAGTTTGACACTCAAAGTAATTAAGGAGAATCTTATGCATACGAAAGCACTACAAATCGGAGACTTAACCATAAAAGTACCTATCATACAAGGGGGCATGGGCGTAGGTGTATCCAAATCCCGCCTTGCAGCGGCTGTCGCTAATGCCGGCGGCGTTGGCGTTATCTCAGGAGCTCAGATTGGCTATCTGGAAGATGACTTTCAAGCAAACCCCATAGAAGCCAACAAACGGGCACTAAGAAATGAAATCATAAAAGCAAAAACCAATGCACCAACTGGGGTCATTGGCGTCAACCTTATGGTCGCTATGCAAAATTATGCAGAATTTGTAAAGGTTGCAGTTGAAGCCAAGGTGGACATGATTATATCCGGTGCAGGACTGCCTCTTGATCTTCCTGACCTTGTCAAAGATTCAAAAGTCAAGATTGTACCCATTATCTCTTCTTTAAGAGGTGCACAGTTGATTATTAAACGATGGAAGAAAAAATATGACAAAACACCGGATGCCATTGTGGTAGAAGGCGCTAAAGCAGGCGGTCATCTTGGTTTTAAATACGAAGAATTGATAGACGGTAGCAACCAAAGCCTGGTGGAAATCGTCTCTGAACTAACAGCCCATCTTAAAGAAGTTGGACTTAAGATTCCAGTCATAGCCGCAGGTGGTATTTTTGATGTTCATGATATCAAAGAAGTCTTAGATGCCGGCGCAGAAGGTGTACAAATCGGTACAAGGTTCGTTATCACCGAGGAATGTGATGCCTCCGAATCCTATAAAAAGGCTTATTTAGATGCCACCGAAGAAGACATCAAAATCATGATGAGTCCTGTCGGCTTACCTGGGCGTGCACTTAACAATCCTTTTCTCAAACATGTAGAAGCCACACAGAAAGTTAAGATTGACCGATGCTTTAAATGTATTTATAAGTGTAATCCAGCCCAGACGCCTTTTTGTATCACAAAGGCGCTTATTGATGCTGTTGAAGGTCGGGTCGATGAAGGCTTGGTTTTTGTTGGTGCCAATGCCTTTAGAGTTAACCAGATGACCACCGTTCAAGCTATTTTCGATGAGTTATCCCCAGCATTTGCCTTATAAAGTCTTGATAATCGTTAATTTATAATTTTCATGGGCCATTAAATCGATTTTTTTAAGGTCTTCTAACTTTTTATTTTCTTCAATCACTTTTAAGATGGGTCTAAGTGGGTTATTCACGTTATAGCCCACTACCACAGCCATCTCATTATTGGACATCATCACATAACTACCGATGGCATAAGGCACCACCCGTCTCACAAAACGTCTGGCAATATCGATATCAAAAAGACCTGTTTCCCCTGAGTTACCCATAATGTATTCAATGGCTTCGCTGGGTTGAATGAATATTCCGTTAATGCCTGATGTCATTTTATCGTAAACATTGGCTACCGATACGATTCTAGCATTTTTATGGATTTTATTACCTCTTCTTCCCATTGGATAACCTTCACCATTATAGGTTTCGTGATGTTCTAGAATTGGTATAATGCTGGCACCGGATAACATGGTGTTTTCTTTTATGAACTCATAACCAAGTTCTACATGACTTTTGTAGATGTTCTTCTCTTCCTCAGTAAAATCATCTTTATAAACCCATAGATTATGATCAATCATGGCCAAACCAATGTCATGAAGCATGGCTCCAATGGCCAATTCTTTTAGATTTACTCTTCCCATCTTCATATCAATGCCCACTACCAAAGATAATACGGTTACTTGAACGGCATGTTGGTATAAGAAACCATTCATGTTTTTGATATCCACAAGACCTACCATAGCATCTTTGTTTTTCCCGATATCCTCCATCATATCATCGATAACACCACTGATCTGATCAAAATACTTTTGATCCGCCATCATAGTCAATCTTTTCTTGATGGATTTTTTTCCTTTTTGTAGCTCTATGATTTGATCATGCAAATCCCTTTGAACCATATCAAAAACTTGTCTCACTTCTCTAACCGCTTTGTTTCTAAGCTCTGGAGAAATCACATCCTGTATTTCACCTAAGCTGTAGTCATCTTGAATATACACACTGATAATCCCATTGTCTCTTAGCTTCTCAATCAAAGATGTTGTCAAGCTAACATTTGATTTTAGCAGTATGCTACCTCTTTCATTATATATGGTTTTTGCTACAATACTATCATTTTTTAGTGAACCTATGGGTACCAATCTCATATCATCACTCCCCAATAATCTGTCTGCTTTTTTATACTACTCTAAATATACTAAACCTTAAGGATTAAGTAAACCTTTAGGACTTAACTCTCTTCAGTTTCTGTTCAAGTCTGTTCAACTATCTGTATTCTTTTTTATTTTACCCTATACATTTTTTCATTCCAATGATAAAATGATAATAGCTTTCCTACCCCCTAACTATTATAGTTCATCGGTTTGGACTTAGCCACTTCTGCGGATTATTCTTATTGGAGGCAATCACATGAATACGACAGACTTCTCACCCATGATCACGGCCGAACCCATAGGTTTTATCGTTTATATCCAAAAAGATGGTGTCAACCTTACCTTTGCTGAATTTTGCAATGCATCTGAAATGGATGTTCTGGATGTTATGAAGGTCTTGACATCCTCCAGTGGCTTTAAAGCTGAACCTACCGATGCTATCGGCTTTTTCTTATTTGAAGATAATGCCAACAGATTTGTTAGTGCCTTATTATCACAGTAACCAAAAGACGATGCGACTGTGTCGTCTTTTTTGTTTAAAACAAACCGTTCATGCACTTAAAAACGATACCTTTAATCTAGCACAGAGAGGCTAAAAAGGAGATACTTATGTTAACAGGAAGACATCTAATTGAATCCAATGATTTTTCTTTGGAAGAACAGGAAGAGATTTTCACCCTCGCCGATCAGATTATGGCCAATGAAGGACAGTATCTGGATGCATGTCGGGGAAAACTTCTTTCAACCCTATTTTATGAACCATCTACCAGAACCCGCTTTAGTTTTGAAGCAGCTATGCTCAGGCTTGGCGGTCAAGTTGTCGGCTTTTCAGAGCCCAACTCCTCCTCCGTATCCAAAGGTGAAAGCATCGCCGACACCATACGTACTGTCGGTTGTTACGCTGATATTGCCGTCATACGCCATCCCAAAGAAGGTGCACCAAAGCTGGCTTCCAAAAACGCCAACATACCGGTGATTAATGCCGGCGACGGTGGCCATCAACATCCCACACAAACCTTAACGGATCTGCTCACCATAAGATCCCTTAAAAAATCCATTAACCATCAAGTCATCGGTCTTTGTGGCGATCTTAAGTTTGGCCGAACCGCCCATTCATTGGTAAAGGCCCTCAACAAATATGAGAATATCCGATTCATCTTCATATCACCCATTGAACTAACCATACCTGAGTATATCCTTGAAGACTTGGATCCCGGTTCTTACACCTTGACCGATAATCTGGATGAAGTCATCGACCAACTGGATATCCTTTATATGACCCGTATCCAGAAGGAGCGTTTCTTTAACGAAGAAGAATACTTGCGACTTAAAGGTTATTACATCTTAACAAAAGACAAGTTGACCACCGCCAAAGAGGATATGATTGTCATGCATCCTCTGCCACGGGTGGACGAAATATGCTCCGATGTGGATGATGACCCAAGAGCTGTCTACTTCAAACAAGCCAAATTCGGTATGTATGTCCGTATGGCTTTGATTCTAAAACTACTGGGAGGTGCTTAATATGTTAGAAATCACCGGAATACACCGCGGTATTGTCATCGATCACATTAAGGCCGGCCTTGGCTATAAGATATTTAAAGAATTAAAATTACAAGACGTTGCCTACCCAACCGCCTTGATTCGTAATGTCCACTCCAACAAACTGGGTAAAAAGGATCTTATAAAAATTGACAATGTTATCGATCTTAATCTTAATGTTTTGGGTCTCATTGATCCTAATCTTACCATTACCATTATTGAAAATGGTCAGGTCATTGAAAAGAAACAAATCAAGTTGCCTGAGACAGTCGTCGGTATCTTATCCTGTAAGAACCCTAGGTGCATCACAACCACCGAGCATAACATCGACACCACCTTCCATTTGGTAAATCCTCAAACCAAAGAGTACCGATGTGAGTTTTGCAATACCCGTGCCAAGCTATAGTAGGCTTGAAGGGTTAAACTCCGTTTTCCGTTTATAAAAATCAAAAAGTGCTGTTAGAAGAATTTAATATCTTCTTAAGCACTTTTTTCTTAATCTTTTTTATGCAAAGCTCAATACCTTACCTAAAAATGCTTGTAAAGCTTCTGTTTTCGGATTGGATAATATGTCCCTACCTTGCTCAATCACTTGTCCTTCATCCAAAAAAATGACATAGTCCGCAACATGTTTTACAAAACCTATTTCGTGGGTAACCAATATGACATCTTTCTTCTCATCTACCAACTTCTTAATGGCATACAATACTTCCCAAGTTAGAACAGGATCGAGGGAAGAAGTGGGCTCATCTAGAAGTA from Petrocella atlantisensis includes:
- a CDS encoding MFS transporter; amino-acid sequence: MIKIKDKLTYGIGNVSNGIILQALTSYLVFFGTTILGLSGTIIGLVIAVSVVWDAVSDLLIGHMSDYAISKRFGRRHLFMIVGTIGLVIFNGLLWSIQPSWSYVLKVVLLFVCVMMVKTFMTILVTPYNALGAELSSDYHERTSIQAYRTVFFILGVAFTTVAGMVFYFKPTTLYPLGQLNPAAYQQLGISLSLIVLMCAGIATVTTLKYIPFLPKNTKVNQKSSIKLMIMEFKVILENKNYLYVAGAYLSANIATAIVGAVGLHVYTYTFKINNYGIGILFGVMFGLSVLSQQFWVAYTKRRDKRTSALLAVKLSILSSIFFIALVLFRDYVIAHPIWMMAYVIPSGIGIGGLITLPFSMIADTVDEEELMTGHRSEGLYYGGLTFSYKISQSVAIFLLGIILDLVGFDSSLAVQPKATVVGFGLVVAFGTLVALLMAYRFYNRYNMTKEKAESIKKAIEAMATR
- a CDS encoding NAD(P)H-dependent flavin oxidoreductase; protein product: MHTKALQIGDLTIKVPIIQGGMGVGVSKSRLAAAVANAGGVGVISGAQIGYLEDDFQANPIEANKRALRNEIIKAKTNAPTGVIGVNLMVAMQNYAEFVKVAVEAKVDMIISGAGLPLDLPDLVKDSKVKIVPIISSLRGAQLIIKRWKKKYDKTPDAIVVEGAKAGGHLGFKYEELIDGSNQSLVEIVSELTAHLKEVGLKIPVIAAGGIFDVHDIKEVLDAGAEGVQIGTRFVITEECDASESYKKAYLDATEEDIKIMMSPVGLPGRALNNPFLKHVEATQKVKIDRCFKCIYKCNPAQTPFCITKALIDAVEGRVDEGLVFVGANAFRVNQMTTVQAIFDELSPAFAL
- a CDS encoding HD-GYP domain-containing protein produces the protein MRLVPIGSLKNDSIVAKTIYNERGSILLKSNVSLTTSLIEKLRDNGIISVYIQDDYSLGEIQDVISPELRNKAVREVRQVFDMVQRDLHDQIIELQKGKKSIKKRLTMMADQKYFDQISGVIDDMMEDIGKNKDAMVGLVDIKNMNGFLYQHAVQVTVLSLVVGIDMKMGRVNLKELAIGAMLHDIGLAMIDHNLWVYKDDFTEEEKNIYKSHVELGYEFIKENTMLSGASIIPILEHHETYNGEGYPMGRRGNKIHKNARIVSVANVYDKMTSGINGIFIQPSEAIEYIMGNSGETGLFDIDIARRFVRRVVPYAIGSYVMMSNNEMAVVVGYNVNNPLRPILKVIEENKKLEDLKKIDLMAHENYKLTIIKTL
- the pyrB gene encoding aspartate carbamoyltransferase, giving the protein MLTGRHLIESNDFSLEEQEEIFTLADQIMANEGQYLDACRGKLLSTLFYEPSTRTRFSFEAAMLRLGGQVVGFSEPNSSSVSKGESIADTIRTVGCYADIAVIRHPKEGAPKLASKNANIPVINAGDGGHQHPTQTLTDLLTIRSLKKSINHQVIGLCGDLKFGRTAHSLVKALNKYENIRFIFISPIELTIPEYILEDLDPGSYTLTDNLDEVIDQLDILYMTRIQKERFFNEEEYLRLKGYYILTKDKLTTAKEDMIVMHPLPRVDEICSDVDDDPRAVYFKQAKFGMYVRMALILKLLGGA
- a CDS encoding aspartate carbamoyltransferase regulatory subunit, translated to MLEITGIHRGIVIDHIKAGLGYKIFKELKLQDVAYPTALIRNVHSNKLGKKDLIKIDNVIDLNLNVLGLIDPNLTITIIENGQVIEKKQIKLPETVVGILSCKNPRCITTTEHNIDTTFHLVNPQTKEYRCEFCNTRAKL